The genomic window TTCGGTTTTCCGGTCATCATCCGCCCGTCCTTCACCATGGGCGGCTCCGGCGGCGGTGTGGCCTACAACTGGCCGGAGTTCGAGGAAATCTGCAAACGCGGACTCGACCTCTCGCCCACCAACGAACTACTGATCGACGAATCCCTGCTCGGCTGGAAAGAGTACGAGATGGAGGTGGTTCGCGATAAGAACGACAACTGCATCATCGTGTGTTCCATCGAGAACTTCGATCCGATGGGGGTGCACACCGGTGACTCCATTACTGTCGCGCCGGCGCAGACGCTGACCGACAAGGAATACCAGCTGATGCGTAACGCCTCCATCGCGGTACTGCGCGAGATCGGCGTGGAGACCGGCGGCTCCAACGTGCAGTTCGGCGTCTGCCCGAACACCGGCCGCATGGTCATCATCGAGATGAACCCGCGGGTATCCCGCTCCTCAGCACTGGCCTCCAAGGCCACCGGCTTCCCGATCGCCAAAGTCGCGGCCAAGCTGGCGGTGGGCTACACCCTCGACGAGCTGCAGAACGAGATCACTGGTGGTGCGACACCGGCCTCTTTCGAGCCGTCCATCGATTACGTGGTTACCAAGATCCCGCGCTTTACCTTCGAGAAATTCGGCGAGGCGGATGCCCGCCTGACGACGCAGATGAAGTCCGTCGGTGAGGTGATGGCTATCGGCCGCACTTTCCAGGAGTCCCTGCAGAAAGCCCTGCGCGGCCTGGAAGTGGGTAGCTTTGGCCTGGAGAGCAAGATCGACCCGGATGAGGACGGGGCCAAGGAGCGCCTGCGCCGCGAGCTGTCCGTCGCCGGTGCCGAGCGCATCTGGTATGTCGGCGATGCGTTCCGCATGGGCATGAGCGTCGAAGAGGTGTTCGAACTCTCTGCCATCGATCCCTGGTTCCTGGTGCAGATCGAGGAGCTGATCAAGATCGAGGAGCCCCTCAAGTCCCTGCCGACCTCGGCGCTCACTACCGAGCATATGCGCTTCCTGAAGCGCAAGGGTTTCTCTGACAAGCGTCTGGCGGACCTGCTGGGTGTCAGCCAGAAGACCGTGCGTGAGTTCCGCCACAAGCTGGGCGTGTTCCCGTCCTACAAGCGCGTGGATACCTGTGCGGCGGAATTTTCCACCAGCACGGCCTACATGTACTCCACCTATGACGAGGAGTGCGAGGCCAACCCGTCCGACAAGAAGAAGATCATGGTGCTCGGCGGCGGTCCCAACCGCATCGGCCAGGGCATCGAGTTTGACTACTGCTGTGTGCACGCGGCTCTCGCCATGCGCGACGACGGTTACGAGACCATCATGGTCAACTGTAACCCGGAGACGGTTTCCACTGACTACGACACCTCGGACCGCCTCTATTTCGAGCCGGTGACCCTTGAGGACGTGCTGGAAATCGTGCGCAAGGAAAAGCCCACCGGGGTCATCGTGCAGTTCGGCGGTCAGACGCCGCTGAACCTGGCTCGCTACCTGGCCGCCGAGGGTGTGCCGATCATCGGTACCACCCCGGAGCAGATCGACCGGGCCGAGGACCGGGAGCGCTTCCAGCAGATGATCATGCGTCTGGGCCTCAAGCAGCCTGACAATGCCATCGTGCGCTCCGTTACCGAGGCCATTCAAACGGCCAAGGATGTGGGCTATCCGTTGGTGGTGCGCCCCTCCTACGTATTGGGCGGCCGCGCCATGGAGATCGTCTACAAGGAAGAGGAGCTGCTCAAGTACATGAAGGAGGCCGTGGAGGTCTCCGACGAGGCGCCGGTACTGCTGGATAACTTCCTCAATGCGGCGATCGAGGTGGACATCGATGCGGTATCTGACGGTGAGGATGTCGTGATCGGTGCCATCATGCAGCATATCGAGCAGGCAGGTGTGCACTCCGGTGACTCCGCGTGCTCGCTGCCACCCTACAGCCTGCCGGCGGATGTGCAGGACAAGATGCGTGAGCAGGTGAAGGCCATGGCCCGGGAACTGGGCGTCGTGGGTCTGATGAACACCCAGCTCGCCTACCAGGATGGCGAGATCTACGTGATCGAGGTCAACCCGCGCGCTTCGCGCACCGTGCCGTTCGTCTCCAAGTGTATCGGTACTTCGCTGGCCAAAGTGGCTGCTCGCTGTCAGGCCGGCATCAGCCTGGCGGAGCAGGGCTTTACCGAGGAGATCGTGCCGGACTACTTCTCCGTGAAGGAGTCGGTATTCCCGTTCAACAAATTCCCGAAAGTGGACCCGATTCTCGGCCCGGAAATGAAATCCACCGGTGAGGTAATGGGGGTTGGCGCGACCTTTGCCGAGGCGTTCGACAAGGGGCTGCTGGCCGCCGGCGACACCCTGCCGGAATCCGGCAAGGTATTTATCTCCGTGCGCGACTTCGACAAAGACGCGGTGGTCCCCGTCGCCCGCGACCTGGCGACCCTCGGCTTCGAGCTGGTGGCTACGCGCGGAACCGCTCAGGTGTTGCAAGACAGCGGTATTGCCGTTACAACCGTCAACAAGATGAGCGAAGGCCGCCCGCATATCGTCGACATGATCAAGAATGACGAAATCGCGCTGGTGGTGAATACCACGGAAGGGCGCCAGGCCATTCGCGATTCGGCTGATATCCGCCGCAGTGCGGAGAATCACCAGGTGTGCTACACCACCACGCTGGCAGCAGCCAAGGCAATGGCTCTGGCAATGCAGCTGGGCGAACCCCTCAAGGTGCGCCGTCTGCAGGACCTGCACCAGCGCGTGGTCAAGCTGCCAGAGTAAAGCCGATTACTCAGGCCGCCAGGCTTCAGCCTTGCGCGGCCGGCCACTCTGAACACAACAATCGCAGCCAGGCCCCCGAACTTCGGGGGTCCTGGTTTTGTCGTTATAAAAAACTGGAGGCCCAAATTGAACCGGGTACCAATGACTGTCGAGGGCGCCGAATCACTGCGCGCCGAACTGAACAACCTGAAAAAAGTCGAGCGTCCCGCCGTCGTACAGGCGATCGCTGAGGCGCGCGAGCACGGTGACCTGAAAGAGAACGCCGAATATCACGCCGCACGGGAAAAGCAGGGGTTCATCGAGGGTCGCATCCAGGAAATCGAAGCCAAGCTGTCTCACGCCCAGGTTATCGATGTCAAAGCCATCGAGCCAAGCGACCGGGTGATCTTCGGCACCACCGTCACCATTATTCATATGGAGACAGACGAAGAGGTCACCTACAAAATCGTTGGCGATGATGAGGCGGATGTTAAGCAGAAGAAAATTTCCGTGAATTCGCCAATCGCCCGTGCCCTGATTGGCAAGGAAGTGGGCGATGTGGTGGAAGTGCATACGCCTTCCGGTGCGGTGGAATATGAAATCGATTCCGTAGAGCACCTCTGAATAGGCGGGAAGCAGGCAGGTTTTTCGGAATGTAAAAGGCGGCCCCTGGGCCGCCTTTTTTATTGCTGCCGACGGCCCGGCGTGGGAGAGATCTGGTAGTACAAACTTGAAGCCGGCCGTTATCTTCATTAATTTGAATGTCATTCATCCTGAAAGACGAGCCCGTCAATGGCCAAGGAATGTGCCGGTCTAAACCTGCCTGAATGGTGGGACGACAGCCATACTGCTGGGGCATCAGCTACCCGTAGGTTTGTCCGCCATACTTTCCTCATTCAGGGCGACAACTCCTGATGCGTGTGTCGCTCATCAAGGGCCTGATCTCCAGGCTGCCCCCCCTTCTGCAGCTGGCGCTGACGATCATTACTGTGGTTTGCCTGTCCGGCTGTGAACCAGAGCCGCAGCGCGTACTGGGAACGCTCGAGTGGGACCGGATAGCGCTGCCGGCCCCGGTGGCAGAGAAAATCGTTGCGATCAAAGTCCGGGAGGGGGACCGTGTCACCGCTGGCCAGATATTGATGGCACTCGATGACAGTACGGTAAGAGCACGTAGGGACGCCACAGGTGCAGAAGCGGCGCGCCAGGAAGCACTGTTGCAGGAATTACGCGAGGGGCCCCGCTCGGAGGAAATTGATCGGGCCAGGGCGGATCTGGAACGGGTCCGCAGCCAGCTAAGGGATGCCGAAGCCCGTTATCGGCGTCTTGCCGAGTTAGCCAGGCGGCACTTTGTTTCCAAAGATGACCTGGACAGTGCCAGAGCTGCCGCCGAAAGTGCCCGCGCCCAGGTAACAGCGGCAGAGGCTTTGCTGCTAGAGCTCGAGAGAGGCACCCGCTCGGAGCGTATCGACCAGGCTCAGGCGGCGCTGGAGCGGGCCAGGTCCGAACAGCAAGTCCAGCAAGCGTTACTGGATAAGCTGGTATTGCAGGCACCGCGGTCCGGACTGGTCGACAGTATTCCGTTCAAGCTTGGAGATGAAGCCCCGATTGGCGGGCCATTGATCACTATGCTGGTCGGCGAAACGCCCTATGCCCGGGTCTATATTCCTCAGCCCATGCGGGCCGGAATTCAGGTTGGCGATGCCGCGACTGTCACAATCGAGGGAGGCGATAGAGGTTACCCGGGGCGAGTAAGAGCTATTCGCAGTGAACCGAGCTTTACACCCTATTACGCGTTGACCGGCGAAGATGTCTCTCGGCTCAGCTACCTGGCGGAAATTCAGCTGGACGAGGCTGCGGCGAACCTGCCCTCGGGGCTGCCGCTGCAGGCAAAATTCTTAACGGCTCGAGCCAGCGACGCCCCGTCCACATCGCCCGCAACCGGGGCCGACAATGTCCGATGACGAGGTCGCAATCCGTGCCCGTGGGCTGACCAAGTGTTTTGGCAGCCTTCGCGCTGTCGACGGCCTCGATCTCACTGTCGATCGGCGCCAGGTCTATGGCTTTCTCGGCCCGAATGGCTCGGGAAAATCCACTGCAATCCGTATGCTATGCGGTTTGCTGACGCCCACTGCCGGGGATATCGAGGTGCTCGGACTGCGCATCCCCGAGCAGGCGGATCAGCTCCGTTACCATATCGGCTACATGACCCAGCACTTTTCCCTGTTCAGCGATCTCACTGTGCGGGAAAACCTCGAATTTCTCGCCGCCATCCACGGGCTTGAACAACGCGATAGTCGTAAACGGGTGGAACAGTTACTCGGGGAATATCAGCTTGAGCACCGGCAGCAACAGCTGGCCGGTACTTTGAGCGGCGGCCAGCGCCAGCGGCTGGCACTGGCCGGTAGTGTACTCCACCGGCCGGAACTACTTTTTCTTGATGAGCCCACCAGTGCGGTGGATCCGGAGTCGAGGCGGGATTTCTGGGAAAAGTTGTTTGAGCTGGCGGACGCGGGCACCACCATTCTGGTTTCATCGCACTACATGGACGAGGCGGAGCGGTGCCACCGCCTGGCCGTGCTCGATCACGGTTGCCTTGTGGCCGACGGCAGCCCGGCAGAACTTACCGGTGGCCTGGAGGGGCGTACCTTTGAGGTGCACGCGCAACAACCCCGTCGCGCACGTCAAAAGCTTTTACAGATGGCAGGGATTATCAGTGCGGCACAAATTGGCAACAACCTGAGGGTGCTCTGTGGTGAGTCTCAAGTCGATGTGCAGCAATGGCAAAAGGAGCTTGATGAGGCCGGGCTGCAGGCGCAGATCAACCCCATAGCACCGAACCTCGAAGACGTATTTGTCGCAGTCACCAATAAACCGGAACACATCCCCGAGGCCGCGCCGTGAACTGGCGTCGCACCTGGGCCGTGCTGGTAAAGGAGCTGCGCCAGTTGCGCCGTGACAGGGTGACCCTGTCCATGATCGTCGTGATTCCAATCCTGCAGCTGGTGCTTTTCGGCTACGCGATTAACCTCAATTTGCGCCATCTTCCCACGGCTATCGTCGACCAGGCGGGAACCAGCAGCTCCCGACAGCTGGTGATGGATATGCTCGCCACTGATGTTATTCACCCCGAAACCGATGCCCGTACACCGGAACAGCTGATGACAATGCTGCGCCGCGGGGAAATCCAGGTTGGGGTGGTGATACCACCAGACTTCGAGCGCCGTCTGGCTAGGGGGGAATCCGCGGTGCAAGTCCTGGTGGACGGCAGCGATACGGTAGTACAGAACGCCGCCCGTCAGCTCGCACGGATGCCGCTGACAGACAGCGCCCGTGAGCGGCACCTGAATTCGGTGCCTGTACCGGAAGTGGCGGTTTCGGTAGTCAGTTTCTATAACCCGCAACGGGTATCCGCCATCAATATCGTGCCTGGCCTGATCGGTATCATTCTCACCATGACGATGGTGATGTTCACGGCCATTGCCATTGTGCGGGAGCGGGAGCGCGGCAATATGGAGCTGCTGATCGCAACACCGGTCAGTGGTACGGAGTTGATGACTGGCAAGGTACTGCCCTATGGTGTCATCGGTCTGATCCAGACCAGTCTGGTGCTGCTGTGTGGGATATGGCTTTTTGGGGTGCCGGTGCGGGGCAGCATCCTGGATGTCTACCTGGCTGCGCTTCTGCTGATTCTGGCCAACCTGACTCTTGGTCTGCTCATATCAACCCGGGCGAAATCCCAGTTTCAGGCCATGCAGATGACGTTTTTTGTGTTCGTTCCCTCGATCCTGTTGTCAGGGTTCGTTTTTCCCTTTGAGGGGATGCCGGAGCCGGCACAGTGGATTGCAGAGGTGTTACCGCTGACACACTTCGTCCGCTTGATTCGCGGTGTGATGTTGCGGGGAGCTGACCTGACAGAGTTATGGTCCGATGTGCTGGCGCTTATCGCCTTCACCGCTGTCATGATGACGCTGGCAGTCCTGCGCTTCAGTAAGCGACTTGATTAAGTTCTGGCTTTTTCTCTCCCCCTGGTCCCGGGCAGTGAGGTCAACAGCAGCAATAGCGGCACTCACCGCGTCATGGATTCTCTGGTTCCAGGTGCAGCTTGGCCCAGTTGCTCGCCTGCACCCGGTTCTTAACGCCGATCTTCTTGAAGATGTTGTACATATGGTTTTTTACCGTGTGCTCGCTCAAATGCAGACGTGAGGCGATAGTGCTGTTGGCGTCGCCGGTGGTGAGCTGGTGAAGGATTTCCTGCTCCCTGCGGGTCAGCAAAAGGCGGTTCCGCAGATTGGCCCGGCGCGCTCCCTCACGGCTTCCCAGTGCCTGGCGCAGGTTTCTCAGCAGTGTCTGTTGGCTGCAGGAGGCATCCGAGATGAAATGGATGTTGGGTGATCGCAGCTGGCTGGCAGTACGGCCGGGAAGCTCCATTGGGAAGTTGATCAGTAAGATCAGCGGGTGATCCAGGGACTGGAGCTGGCCAATGATCCGCGAAGTGTCGCCACTGGATAGCATCTGCCAGCAATCGACCACGATGGCGCTGTAGTGGTGTAGGCAGTGGCGCTGTTTTCCGAGCTCTGCCTTTTCCCAATTCATGGGAAGCGCTTCCGAGACCAGTGTATAGAGCAATTCACCCTGCAGGCCGGGGTGACTGAAAAAGAGAACCGGCATGGGCTTGTTCCTTTTGATCCATCTCCGTCGGGCTCGATCCATCGCTGCTCAGTACTTCACTTATCCCCGGAGTTTCGCGAGCTGGAAAAAGCAACAATGTTTTTGCTAATGGCCGCTCTCCCCCGACACTTGAGAACGAATTACCAGTTTTCGTCGAAAACACTGCGCAAAAATGCCTCAGTGCTGAGAATTTAGTGTGGAGTGTAGTTGGTGTTTACTGATGGATAGGCGAGATTGCACGTCAGTCTTTTTGATCTGGCGGCCCCGTCCCCCAGGCCCGCCAGGGGGCGCTGAATGGCCGTCGCTTCGGGATAAACAGGGGGCGAATGTCGCCGCCAGTGCTGTTAGGATTGGGGCATCTCAATCAATCAGGAGGCAAGCCGGTGAACGGACTCTTCGAAAGCCTGCCGCTCTGGCTGTGGTTTCTGCTGGCGCTGCTCGCCCTTTTTGCTGCTCGGGGGCCGGTGCACCAGGGCATACTGGCGTTATCCCGGTTTATCCACCAGGTATTGCGCCTGGCGGCCAGTGCGATTTCCTCCACGGAGCAGCGGCTGCAGCAGCGTAACAACGAGGTGCTTCTCGCGCGTGCCCGGGACGGGGTGGAGTGGCAGATTGACCGCGAGTTCACTCGAGTCGAGGCTACCGTCAAGCGCGAGCTCTCCCGCTACCCCGCGCTCCATCGGCGGCTGTGCGAGCAGTTGACCGCAGTCGATGAAGATTATGTGCGCAGTGCTGAAGTGCCGCCGGAGCCCACTAACTGGCCCAAGGCCATCCGGGCGGTCGCCGAGATTCCCGCCAAGGAGGATCCGGTGGTTCGGGATGTGCTGGAGATCATTCACAGCTCCATGCGCAAGGCCGAGGCCAAGGCGCTGGAGGCGTACCGCGAGTCGGCACGCGAGCGCCATCAGCTGCTGAAACGCATGATGCCCGGTTGGCGCAGCATTCTCACCTCC from Microbulbifer aggregans includes these protein-coding regions:
- the carB gene encoding carbamoyl-phosphate synthase large subunit, which gives rise to MPKRTDIKSILIIGAGPIVIGQACEFDYSGAQACKALREEGYRVILVNSNPATIMTDPAMADATYIEPVEWKTVAKIIEQERPDAILPTMGGQTALNCALALDKHGVLEKFGVELIGADKEAIEKAEDRDLFDKAMKSIGLETPRAKIVHSLEEAKKVPEEFGFPVIIRPSFTMGGSGGGVAYNWPEFEEICKRGLDLSPTNELLIDESLLGWKEYEMEVVRDKNDNCIIVCSIENFDPMGVHTGDSITVAPAQTLTDKEYQLMRNASIAVLREIGVETGGSNVQFGVCPNTGRMVIIEMNPRVSRSSALASKATGFPIAKVAAKLAVGYTLDELQNEITGGATPASFEPSIDYVVTKIPRFTFEKFGEADARLTTQMKSVGEVMAIGRTFQESLQKALRGLEVGSFGLESKIDPDEDGAKERLRRELSVAGAERIWYVGDAFRMGMSVEEVFELSAIDPWFLVQIEELIKIEEPLKSLPTSALTTEHMRFLKRKGFSDKRLADLLGVSQKTVREFRHKLGVFPSYKRVDTCAAEFSTSTAYMYSTYDEECEANPSDKKKIMVLGGGPNRIGQGIEFDYCCVHAALAMRDDGYETIMVNCNPETVSTDYDTSDRLYFEPVTLEDVLEIVRKEKPTGVIVQFGGQTPLNLARYLAAEGVPIIGTTPEQIDRAEDRERFQQMIMRLGLKQPDNAIVRSVTEAIQTAKDVGYPLVVRPSYVLGGRAMEIVYKEEELLKYMKEAVEVSDEAPVLLDNFLNAAIEVDIDAVSDGEDVVIGAIMQHIEQAGVHSGDSACSLPPYSLPADVQDKMREQVKAMARELGVVGLMNTQLAYQDGEIYVIEVNPRASRTVPFVSKCIGTSLAKVAARCQAGISLAEQGFTEEIVPDYFSVKESVFPFNKFPKVDPILGPEMKSTGEVMGVGATFAEAFDKGLLAAGDTLPESGKVFISVRDFDKDAVVPVARDLATLGFELVATRGTAQVLQDSGIAVTTVNKMSEGRPHIVDMIKNDEIALVVNTTEGRQAIRDSADIRRSAENHQVCYTTTLAAAKAMALAMQLGEPLKVRRLQDLHQRVVKLPE
- the greA gene encoding transcription elongation factor GreA, with the translated sequence MNRVPMTVEGAESLRAELNNLKKVERPAVVQAIAEAREHGDLKENAEYHAAREKQGFIEGRIQEIEAKLSHAQVIDVKAIEPSDRVIFGTTVTIIHMETDEEVTYKIVGDDEADVKQKKISVNSPIARALIGKEVGDVVEVHTPSGAVEYEIDSVEHL
- a CDS encoding HlyD family secretion protein — translated: MRVSLIKGLISRLPPLLQLALTIITVVCLSGCEPEPQRVLGTLEWDRIALPAPVAEKIVAIKVREGDRVTAGQILMALDDSTVRARRDATGAEAARQEALLQELREGPRSEEIDRARADLERVRSQLRDAEARYRRLAELARRHFVSKDDLDSARAAAESARAQVTAAEALLLELERGTRSERIDQAQAALERARSEQQVQQALLDKLVLQAPRSGLVDSIPFKLGDEAPIGGPLITMLVGETPYARVYIPQPMRAGIQVGDAATVTIEGGDRGYPGRVRAIRSEPSFTPYYALTGEDVSRLSYLAEIQLDEAAANLPSGLPLQAKFLTARASDAPSTSPATGADNVR
- a CDS encoding ABC transporter ATP-binding protein; this translates as MSDDEVAIRARGLTKCFGSLRAVDGLDLTVDRRQVYGFLGPNGSGKSTAIRMLCGLLTPTAGDIEVLGLRIPEQADQLRYHIGYMTQHFSLFSDLTVRENLEFLAAIHGLEQRDSRKRVEQLLGEYQLEHRQQQLAGTLSGGQRQRLALAGSVLHRPELLFLDEPTSAVDPESRRDFWEKLFELADAGTTILVSSHYMDEAERCHRLAVLDHGCLVADGSPAELTGGLEGRTFEVHAQQPRRARQKLLQMAGIISAAQIGNNLRVLCGESQVDVQQWQKELDEAGLQAQINPIAPNLEDVFVAVTNKPEHIPEAAP
- a CDS encoding ABC transporter permease yields the protein MNWRRTWAVLVKELRQLRRDRVTLSMIVVIPILQLVLFGYAINLNLRHLPTAIVDQAGTSSSRQLVMDMLATDVIHPETDARTPEQLMTMLRRGEIQVGVVIPPDFERRLARGESAVQVLVDGSDTVVQNAARQLARMPLTDSARERHLNSVPVPEVAVSVVSFYNPQRVSAINIVPGLIGIILTMTMVMFTAIAIVRERERGNMELLIATPVSGTELMTGKVLPYGVIGLIQTSLVLLCGIWLFGVPVRGSILDVYLAALLLILANLTLGLLISTRAKSQFQAMQMTFFVFVPSILLSGFVFPFEGMPEPAQWIAEVLPLTHFVRLIRGVMLRGADLTELWSDVLALIAFTAVMMTLAVLRFSKRLD
- a CDS encoding helix-turn-helix transcriptional regulator, yielding MPVLFFSHPGLQGELLYTLVSEALPMNWEKAELGKQRHCLHHYSAIVVDCWQMLSSGDTSRIIGQLQSLDHPLILLINFPMELPGRTASQLRSPNIHFISDASCSQQTLLRNLRQALGSREGARRANLRNRLLLTRREQEILHQLTTGDANSTIASRLHLSEHTVKNHMYNIFKKIGVKNRVQASNWAKLHLEPENP